A single genomic interval of Lucilia cuprina isolate Lc7/37 chromosome 2, ASM2204524v1, whole genome shotgun sequence harbors:
- the LOC111675523 gene encoding zinc finger protein 717 isoform X1, with protein sequence MNTDNAIANATTPGESTTVATAATLSNTTTTTVSAVATSNGYDPQQQQQQQQQNRHSPLQQQQQQQQQSQLNESRDILTVVQATNHTTPLYMSTSNVNGSQSAGGINHLTPIPLTLASTTATSTAPPSTIVVEPKHVIAQHQPTITSTNPTTTTAPPPLSTGDVASGSIVVPMSTTLVSAHDTHLLHHHQHHQHHVHHHHHLNQGSGSPLLLSSSGPTPPTTGTILANNPQNLGKYWVVTNLFQGAPGQAAQYNEAGVNHTQTSIAGVPSSTLVRAIATTAGSPTVVTKTETVSSSAGTLQIPQTHMLSQAGIGQQLPNGTIITTQAQQQQQQQQQQQQQRHVAEHQQQQQQLHVHALNAEDNRQQQQQMNQQQQQQHVAVLQTNDAIKDEKPFANGKITATNQQIIMQHISSAATSGTPATSGATTITLGAPKTEIKDDGSVVMSGKLHPGIEMYKVNIEDISQLFTYHEVFGKLHGDVMNHPLAAAHASLPATANSNIAAAVSATTTSAAEVNNTTGGVTVVTNSVPITESTSTSTVVTGGVVATTSTAANLTTAIATNVNTAATATATTAGVTAGGLLMPKMEGGITNVDQNTVTLAPDGTVVSTGEHVCDICGKMFAFRYQLIVHRRYHTERKPFNCQVCGQGFFTSQDLTRHGKIHIGGPMFTCLVCFNVFANNASLERHMKRHSTDKPFACTICQKTFARKEHLENHFRSHTGETPFRCQYCAKTFTRKEHMVNHVRKHTGETPHRCEICKKSFTRKEHYVNHYMWHTGQTPHQCEVCGKKYTRKEHLANHMRSHTNDTPFRCEICGKSFSRKEHFTNHILWHTGETPHRCDFCSKTFTRKEHLLNHVRQHTGESPHRCTYCMKTFTRKEHLVNHIRQHTGETPFKCTYCTKAFTRKDHMVNHVRQHTGESPHKCTFCTKTFTRKEHLTNHVRQHTGESPHRCSYCKKTFTRKEHLTNHIRLHTGDSPHKCEYCQKTFTRKEHLNNHMRQHSSDNPHCCNVCNKPFTRKEHLINHMSRCHTGDRPFACETCGKSFPLKGNLLFHQRSHTKGQEMERPFSCEKCPKTFICKGHLVSHMRSHSGEKPHACTLCSKAFVERGNLKRHMKMNHPNAPMPPPPVPHPVIPAGVLPQIKQEIKPVISELNPLQTSAPTMHTIQQITAGATANTVQLTTGLTPMVTSTITSHAAQKQTTQPQVQQQQLQQQQQQQQVVTTHQQQQQQQQQVTAHQQVLQQQQQHQQNQLLQLSIQQAAAAAAHQQIQQQQQQQQHQEQQRQQQQQHHHQQQQQQQSQQQAHHQQQQTASNVTVVAAAHQQQQQQPSQQQQTQTQQQQPPPQVPIALIQNDQEALARATMQQLQHMPANVEQHPVVY encoded by the exons atgaatacTGATAATGCAATTGCTAATGCAACAACTCCTGGTGAGTCAACAACAgtggcaacagcagcaacattatcaaatactacaacaacaactgttTCAGCAGTTGCAACATCTAATGGCTATGATccgcaacagcagcagcagcaacaacaacaaaatcgtCATTCGCctttacaacagcaacaacaacagcaacaacaatcccAATTAAATgag TCGCGTGATATTTTAACTGTTGTCCAAGCAACGAATCATACAACTCCACTATATATGTCTACATCAAATGTTAATGGTAGCCAAAGTGCTGGTGGTATCAACCACTTAACACCAATACCCTTAACACTAGCCTCAACGACAGCGACATCAACAGCACCACCATCAACAATTGTAGTTGAGCCCAAACATGTTATAGCACAACACCAACCTACTATAACTTCTACAAATCCAACGACTACAACAGCACCACCACCGCTATCAACTGGGGATGTGGCTTCAGGTTCAATTGTTGTGCCCATGAGCACTACTTTAGTGTCTGCACATGATACACATTTGCTGCATCATCATCAGCACCATCAGCATCACGtacatcatcaccatcatttGAATCAAGGATCTGGTTCACCTTTGTTGCTTAGTAGTTCTGGTCCAACACCGCCAACAACAGGAacaattttagcaaataatCCACAAAAT TTGGGTAAATATTGGGTTGTGACAAACTTGTTTCAAGGAGCGCCTGGTCAAGCGGCTCAATATAACGAGGCAGGTGTTAATCACACCCAAACATCTATAGCAGGAGTGCCTTCATCAACATTAGTGCGTGCTATAGCTACAACTGCAGGCAGCCCAACAGTGGTAACAAAAACTGAAACAGTTTCGAGCAGTGCAGGAACACTGCAAATACCACAAACTCATATGTTATCTCAAGCGGGTATAGGGCAACAATTGCCAAATGGCACTATTATAACAACACAAGctcagcaacagcagcaacaacaacaacaacagcagcagcaaagaCATGTTGCTgaacatcaacagcagcaacaacagttgCATGTTCATG CCTTAAATGCCGAGGATAAtcgtcaacaacaacaacagatgaaccaacaacagcaacaacaacatgtgGCTGTTTTACAAACAAATGATGCCATAAAAGATGAGAAACCTTTTGCAAATGGCAAAATAACTGCCACCAATCAACAGATCATTATGCAGCATATATCATCTGCTGCTACATCTGGTACACCGGCTACCTCGGGAGCTACTACTATTACTTTAGGTGCTCCTAAAACCGAAATTAAAGATGATGGTAGCGTGGTCATGAGTGGAAAATTACATCCTGGTATTGAAATGTATAAAGTTAATATCGAAGATATATCTCAACTATTTACCTATCATGAGGTATTTGGGAAATTACATGGTGATGTCATGAATCATCCTTTGGCAGCAGCTCATGCCTCCTTACCGGCAACTGCAAATAGCAATATTGCGGCCGCTGTTTCAGCCACTACCACTAGTGCGGCAGAGGTTAATAATACCACGGGAGGTGTGACTGTAGTTACTAATAGTGTACCCATAACAGAGTCCACCAGCACCAGTACAGTTGTTACGGGAGGTGTAGTGGCTACCACTAGTACAGCGGCTAACTTAACAACAGCCATTGCTACTAATGTCAATACTGCAGCAACTGCTACAGCGACGACTGCTGGTGTTACAGCCGGTGGTTTACTAATGCCGAAAATGGAAGGTGGTATTACAAATGTAGACCAAAATACAGTCACGTTGGCACCCGACGGCACAGTGGTGTCAACTGGTGAACATGTTTGCGATATATGCGGTAAAATGTTTGCCTTTCGCTATCAATTGATTGTTCATCGTCGCTACCATACAGAACGTAAACCTTTCAATTGTCAAGTCTGTGGTCAGGGTTTCTTTACGTCTCAGGATCTTACACGTCATGGAAAGATTCATATTGGTGGACCAATGTTTACCTGTTTAGTGTGTTTCAATGTTTTTGCCAACAATGCCTCTTTGGAACGTCACATGAAACGCCATTCAACGGACAAGCCTTTTGCCTGTACCATATGTCAGAAAACCTTTGCCCGCAAAGAACATTTGGAAAATCATTTTCGTTCGCACACCGGCGAGACACCGTTTCGGTGTCAGTATTGTGCTAAAACATTTACACGTAAAGAACATATGGTCAATCATGTGCGTAAGCATACGGGTGAGACACCGCATCGTTGCGAAATCTGTAAGAAATCATTTACGCGCAAGGAGCATTATGTTAATCATTATATGTGGCACACTG GTCAAACACCGCATCAATGTGAAGTATGTGGTAAAAAGTATACACGTAAAGAACATTTAGCAAATCATATGCGTTCGCATACAAATGATACACCATTTCGTTGCGAAATTTGTGGCAAAAGTTTTAGTCGTAAAGAGCATTTTACTAATCACATATTATGGCATACAG GAGAAACTCCTCATCGCTGTGATTTCTGTTCGAAAACGTTTACGCGCAAAGAACATTTATTGAATCATGTACGTCAACATACTGGCGAATCACCGCATCGTTGTACATATTGTATGAAAACGTTTACGCGCAAAGAACATTTGGTCAATCACATACGTCAACATACTGGTGAGACACCGTTTAAGTGCACTTATTGCACCAAAGCCTTTACGCGTAAAGATCACATGGTCAATCATGTGCGTCAACATACTGGCGAATCACCACACAAATGTACATTCTGTACGAAAACCTTTACGCGCAAAGAACACTTAACGAATCATGTGCGTCAACATACTGGCGAATCACCGCATCGTTGCAGCTATTGCAAAAAGACTTTTACGCGTAAAGAACATCTTACGAATCACATACGTTTACATACCGGTGATTCACCGCACAAGTGTGAATATTGTCAGAAAACCTTTACGCGCAAAGAACATCTCAACAATCATATGCGTCAACATTCTAGTGATAATCCGCATTGTTGTAATGTCTGTAATAAACCATTTACGCGCAAGGAACATTTGATAAATCATATGTCACGCTGCCATACTGGTGATCGGCCATTTGCATGTGAAACTTGTGGAAAATCATTTCCACTCAAGGGTAATTTACTCTTCCATCAACGTAGTCATACTAAGGGTCAGGAAATGGAAAGACCATTTTCATGTGAAAAATGtccaaaaacatttatttgtaaag gACATTTGGTATCACATATGCGCTCTCATTCGGGTGAGAAACCGCATGCTTGTACTTTATGCAGCAAAGCATTTGTAGAAAGAGGAAATTTAAAACGTCACATGAAAATGAATCACCCAAATGCTCCAATGCCACCACCCCCAGTGCCACATCCAGTTATACCAGCAGGAGTTTTGCCCCAAATTAAACAGGAAATTAAACCGGTTATTAGTGAATTAA ATCCTCTACAAACATCAGCTCCTACCATGCACACCATACAACAAATAACAGCAGGAGCCACAGCAAATACTGTACAATTAACAACGGGTTTGACTCCGATGGTAACGTCAACTATAACATCGCATGCTGCACAAAAACAAACTACACAGCCGCAAGTACAGCAACagcaattacaacaacaacagcagcaacaacaagtaGTAACaacacaccaacaacaacagcagcagcaacagcaagtGACCGCTCATCAACAAGTtttacaacagcagcaacaacatcagcaaAATCAATTATTGCAGTTGTCAATACAACAAGCAGCTGCGGCAGCAGCTCATCAGcagatacaacaacaacaacagcagcagcaacatcaagAGCAGCAAcgccaacaacagcaacaacatcatcatcaacaacaacagcaacaacaatcccAACAGCAAGcccatcatcaacaacaacaaacggcTTCAAATGTTACTGTTGTAGCAGCTGCTcaccaacagcagcagcaacaaccatctcaacaacaacaaactcaaACCCAACAGCAGCAACCACCACCACAAGTGCCAATCGCTTTAATACAAAACGATCAGGAAGCTTTGGCCCGTGCCACCATGCAACAATTGCAACATATGCCCGCTAATGTTGAACAACATCCCGTTGTTtactaa
- the LOC111675523 gene encoding zinc finger protein 717 isoform X2, which yields MNTDNAIANATTPGESTTVATAATLSNTTTTTVSAVATSNGYDPQQQQQQQQQNRHSPLQQQQQQQQQSQLNELGKYWVVTNLFQGAPGQAAQYNEAGVNHTQTSIAGVPSSTLVRAIATTAGSPTVVTKTETVSSSAGTLQIPQTHMLSQAGIGQQLPNGTIITTQAQQQQQQQQQQQQQRHVAEHQQQQQQLHVHALNAEDNRQQQQQMNQQQQQQHVAVLQTNDAIKDEKPFANGKITATNQQIIMQHISSAATSGTPATSGATTITLGAPKTEIKDDGSVVMSGKLHPGIEMYKVNIEDISQLFTYHEVFGKLHGDVMNHPLAAAHASLPATANSNIAAAVSATTTSAAEVNNTTGGVTVVTNSVPITESTSTSTVVTGGVVATTSTAANLTTAIATNVNTAATATATTAGVTAGGLLMPKMEGGITNVDQNTVTLAPDGTVVSTGEHVCDICGKMFAFRYQLIVHRRYHTERKPFNCQVCGQGFFTSQDLTRHGKIHIGGPMFTCLVCFNVFANNASLERHMKRHSTDKPFACTICQKTFARKEHLENHFRSHTGETPFRCQYCAKTFTRKEHMVNHVRKHTGETPHRCEICKKSFTRKEHYVNHYMWHTGQTPHQCEVCGKKYTRKEHLANHMRSHTNDTPFRCEICGKSFSRKEHFTNHILWHTGETPHRCDFCSKTFTRKEHLLNHVRQHTGESPHRCTYCMKTFTRKEHLVNHIRQHTGETPFKCTYCTKAFTRKDHMVNHVRQHTGESPHKCTFCTKTFTRKEHLTNHVRQHTGESPHRCSYCKKTFTRKEHLTNHIRLHTGDSPHKCEYCQKTFTRKEHLNNHMRQHSSDNPHCCNVCNKPFTRKEHLINHMSRCHTGDRPFACETCGKSFPLKGNLLFHQRSHTKGQEMERPFSCEKCPKTFICKGHLVSHMRSHSGEKPHACTLCSKAFVERGNLKRHMKMNHPNAPMPPPPVPHPVIPAGVLPQIKQEIKPVISELNPLQTSAPTMHTIQQITAGATANTVQLTTGLTPMVTSTITSHAAQKQTTQPQVQQQQLQQQQQQQQVVTTHQQQQQQQQQVTAHQQVLQQQQQHQQNQLLQLSIQQAAAAAAHQQIQQQQQQQQHQEQQRQQQQQHHHQQQQQQQSQQQAHHQQQQTASNVTVVAAAHQQQQQQPSQQQQTQTQQQQPPPQVPIALIQNDQEALARATMQQLQHMPANVEQHPVVY from the exons atgaatacTGATAATGCAATTGCTAATGCAACAACTCCTGGTGAGTCAACAACAgtggcaacagcagcaacattatcaaatactacaacaacaactgttTCAGCAGTTGCAACATCTAATGGCTATGATccgcaacagcagcagcagcaacaacaacaaaatcgtCATTCGCctttacaacagcaacaacaacagcaacaacaatcccAATTAAATgag TTGGGTAAATATTGGGTTGTGACAAACTTGTTTCAAGGAGCGCCTGGTCAAGCGGCTCAATATAACGAGGCAGGTGTTAATCACACCCAAACATCTATAGCAGGAGTGCCTTCATCAACATTAGTGCGTGCTATAGCTACAACTGCAGGCAGCCCAACAGTGGTAACAAAAACTGAAACAGTTTCGAGCAGTGCAGGAACACTGCAAATACCACAAACTCATATGTTATCTCAAGCGGGTATAGGGCAACAATTGCCAAATGGCACTATTATAACAACACAAGctcagcaacagcagcaacaacaacaacaacagcagcagcaaagaCATGTTGCTgaacatcaacagcagcaacaacagttgCATGTTCATG CCTTAAATGCCGAGGATAAtcgtcaacaacaacaacagatgaaccaacaacagcaacaacaacatgtgGCTGTTTTACAAACAAATGATGCCATAAAAGATGAGAAACCTTTTGCAAATGGCAAAATAACTGCCACCAATCAACAGATCATTATGCAGCATATATCATCTGCTGCTACATCTGGTACACCGGCTACCTCGGGAGCTACTACTATTACTTTAGGTGCTCCTAAAACCGAAATTAAAGATGATGGTAGCGTGGTCATGAGTGGAAAATTACATCCTGGTATTGAAATGTATAAAGTTAATATCGAAGATATATCTCAACTATTTACCTATCATGAGGTATTTGGGAAATTACATGGTGATGTCATGAATCATCCTTTGGCAGCAGCTCATGCCTCCTTACCGGCAACTGCAAATAGCAATATTGCGGCCGCTGTTTCAGCCACTACCACTAGTGCGGCAGAGGTTAATAATACCACGGGAGGTGTGACTGTAGTTACTAATAGTGTACCCATAACAGAGTCCACCAGCACCAGTACAGTTGTTACGGGAGGTGTAGTGGCTACCACTAGTACAGCGGCTAACTTAACAACAGCCATTGCTACTAATGTCAATACTGCAGCAACTGCTACAGCGACGACTGCTGGTGTTACAGCCGGTGGTTTACTAATGCCGAAAATGGAAGGTGGTATTACAAATGTAGACCAAAATACAGTCACGTTGGCACCCGACGGCACAGTGGTGTCAACTGGTGAACATGTTTGCGATATATGCGGTAAAATGTTTGCCTTTCGCTATCAATTGATTGTTCATCGTCGCTACCATACAGAACGTAAACCTTTCAATTGTCAAGTCTGTGGTCAGGGTTTCTTTACGTCTCAGGATCTTACACGTCATGGAAAGATTCATATTGGTGGACCAATGTTTACCTGTTTAGTGTGTTTCAATGTTTTTGCCAACAATGCCTCTTTGGAACGTCACATGAAACGCCATTCAACGGACAAGCCTTTTGCCTGTACCATATGTCAGAAAACCTTTGCCCGCAAAGAACATTTGGAAAATCATTTTCGTTCGCACACCGGCGAGACACCGTTTCGGTGTCAGTATTGTGCTAAAACATTTACACGTAAAGAACATATGGTCAATCATGTGCGTAAGCATACGGGTGAGACACCGCATCGTTGCGAAATCTGTAAGAAATCATTTACGCGCAAGGAGCATTATGTTAATCATTATATGTGGCACACTG GTCAAACACCGCATCAATGTGAAGTATGTGGTAAAAAGTATACACGTAAAGAACATTTAGCAAATCATATGCGTTCGCATACAAATGATACACCATTTCGTTGCGAAATTTGTGGCAAAAGTTTTAGTCGTAAAGAGCATTTTACTAATCACATATTATGGCATACAG GAGAAACTCCTCATCGCTGTGATTTCTGTTCGAAAACGTTTACGCGCAAAGAACATTTATTGAATCATGTACGTCAACATACTGGCGAATCACCGCATCGTTGTACATATTGTATGAAAACGTTTACGCGCAAAGAACATTTGGTCAATCACATACGTCAACATACTGGTGAGACACCGTTTAAGTGCACTTATTGCACCAAAGCCTTTACGCGTAAAGATCACATGGTCAATCATGTGCGTCAACATACTGGCGAATCACCACACAAATGTACATTCTGTACGAAAACCTTTACGCGCAAAGAACACTTAACGAATCATGTGCGTCAACATACTGGCGAATCACCGCATCGTTGCAGCTATTGCAAAAAGACTTTTACGCGTAAAGAACATCTTACGAATCACATACGTTTACATACCGGTGATTCACCGCACAAGTGTGAATATTGTCAGAAAACCTTTACGCGCAAAGAACATCTCAACAATCATATGCGTCAACATTCTAGTGATAATCCGCATTGTTGTAATGTCTGTAATAAACCATTTACGCGCAAGGAACATTTGATAAATCATATGTCACGCTGCCATACTGGTGATCGGCCATTTGCATGTGAAACTTGTGGAAAATCATTTCCACTCAAGGGTAATTTACTCTTCCATCAACGTAGTCATACTAAGGGTCAGGAAATGGAAAGACCATTTTCATGTGAAAAATGtccaaaaacatttatttgtaaag gACATTTGGTATCACATATGCGCTCTCATTCGGGTGAGAAACCGCATGCTTGTACTTTATGCAGCAAAGCATTTGTAGAAAGAGGAAATTTAAAACGTCACATGAAAATGAATCACCCAAATGCTCCAATGCCACCACCCCCAGTGCCACATCCAGTTATACCAGCAGGAGTTTTGCCCCAAATTAAACAGGAAATTAAACCGGTTATTAGTGAATTAA ATCCTCTACAAACATCAGCTCCTACCATGCACACCATACAACAAATAACAGCAGGAGCCACAGCAAATACTGTACAATTAACAACGGGTTTGACTCCGATGGTAACGTCAACTATAACATCGCATGCTGCACAAAAACAAACTACACAGCCGCAAGTACAGCAACagcaattacaacaacaacagcagcaacaacaagtaGTAACaacacaccaacaacaacagcagcagcaacagcaagtGACCGCTCATCAACAAGTtttacaacagcagcaacaacatcagcaaAATCAATTATTGCAGTTGTCAATACAACAAGCAGCTGCGGCAGCAGCTCATCAGcagatacaacaacaacaacagcagcagcaacatcaagAGCAGCAAcgccaacaacagcaacaacatcatcatcaacaacaacagcaacaacaatcccAACAGCAAGcccatcatcaacaacaacaaacggcTTCAAATGTTACTGTTGTAGCAGCTGCTcaccaacagcagcagcaacaaccatctcaacaacaacaaactcaaACCCAACAGCAGCAACCACCACCACAAGTGCCAATCGCTTTAATACAAAACGATCAGGAAGCTTTGGCCCGTGCCACCATGCAACAATTGCAACATATGCCCGCTAATGTTGAACAACATCCCGTTGTTtactaa